Proteins co-encoded in one Prevotella sp. E13-27 genomic window:
- a CDS encoding DUF6242 domain-containing protein, translated as MKKYLYMLCVLLAATMSLTSCLKDDNEEVTLYNDAAITAFTLGALNQYADGKDSVIAKITGSNYKMHIKQTAAATASLPAGYHIFNTDSLPYGTRINSVLCTVTALNSGGIAVKNIDNDQFQWYSSSVGIDFANDSTTRIFRVFSTDGTYYRDYRVQLNVAKRASDNVGWYQVAQDTQLSGFSNMRMLTIDTVLVAMGKKSSATEVLASKDYGKTWTKVATLDENAWANAVSNTKKAFTMSGGQLYSTTDGTTWNAESTATVTGLKKLAGLSTKELYAITKDSVMNVSSDGGLTWMADDLSTSLKTDSVKQLLGLDDIAFASFPFIASDSTDYCLLTGNNKTNTVVWRKITRYGGTPKGGKWVNIPTESINDYKLPQAQHSSLVYINDAAIAYGTSATTAYKSVDQGITWRIDTSYALPEAMMAVTKDSHNNVLWAVTANGKVWKGVK; from the coding sequence ATGAAGAAATACCTCTATATGCTCTGCGTGCTGCTCGCCGCAACCATGTCTTTGACATCATGTCTGAAAGACGACAACGAGGAAGTAACGCTTTACAACGATGCGGCAATCACAGCCTTCACACTTGGAGCCCTTAACCAATATGCAGACGGCAAAGACTCTGTGATTGCCAAGATAACTGGCTCAAACTACAAGATGCACATAAAGCAGACGGCTGCAGCAACTGCGAGCCTGCCTGCCGGCTACCACATCTTCAACACCGACTCACTACCCTACGGCACACGTATCAACAGCGTATTGTGTACGGTGACGGCACTCAACTCAGGTGGCATCGCAGTAAAGAATATCGACAACGACCAGTTCCAGTGGTACAGCTCTTCCGTGGGTATTGACTTCGCTAACGACTCAACGACACGCATCTTCCGCGTGTTCTCAACCGACGGAACATATTATCGCGACTATCGCGTTCAGCTCAACGTAGCAAAACGCGCGTCAGACAATGTTGGCTGGTATCAGGTTGCTCAAGACACACAGCTGTCAGGATTCAGCAACATGCGAATGCTCACCATCGACACGGTTCTCGTGGCAATGGGCAAGAAGAGCAGCGCCACAGAGGTGCTCGCTTCAAAAGACTATGGCAAGACCTGGACAAAGGTAGCCACTCTCGACGAGAACGCTTGGGCTAATGCTGTGTCAAACACAAAGAAAGCGTTCACCATGAGCGGCGGACAGCTGTACAGCACTACAGACGGCACGACATGGAACGCAGAGAGCACCGCAACAGTAACGGGACTGAAGAAGCTGGCGGGCTTGAGCACGAAAGAGCTTTATGCCATCACAAAAGACAGCGTGATGAACGTCTCTTCTGACGGAGGACTGACATGGATGGCTGATGACCTGAGCACAAGTCTTAAGACCGACTCCGTGAAGCAACTGTTAGGTCTCGACGACATAGCCTTCGCAAGCTTCCCATTCATAGCCAGCGACAGCACAGACTACTGTCTGCTTACAGGCAATAACAAGACAAATACTGTTGTTTGGAGAAAGATTACGCGCTATGGTGGTACGCCAAAAGGAGGCAAGTGGGTAAACATTCCTACTGAGTCTATCAACGACTACAAGCTGCCTCAAGCCCAGCACTCATCGCTTGTATATATCAATGATGCTGCCATTGCCTATGGCACATCAGCGACAACAGCCTACAAGAGCGTTGACCAGGGAATAACATGGCGCATAGA